The Liquorilactobacillus nagelii DSM 13675 DNA window ATCCAAAATCTTTGCCCTACATAATTAAGTGCTGTAAACAAAATTGCCCCAATTAGCATTGCAATATTATCACGTAAAGAGCTATTAAAATTACTAAAAATTTGTGATGTGATCGGTTTAGCTAAGCCATATGCTAGAAAATAGCATATTAAGATATTCAATGTGAAAGTAAATATTTGTTTCCAACTTCTTTCAGTATTTTGAAACGTAAAATATTTATTTAAAAAGAAACTTAAAATACTTCCAATAACATAATTAGCTGCTGAAGACCACCAATATGACCAATGTAGCAGATTATAACAGCCAAACATAATTGCCATTCCAGCAACCGTGTTAATGATACCAACTAGAATGAATTTAAAGACAGTTCGATCAATTAATTTTATATTTTTCATTTTATACCAACTTTTCTAAAATAAAAGAACCACCGAAATCAGTATACGAAATCAGCGGAACCATAACAAGCCCTGAATTTTAAAAATTATTTAAAAAAACCAAAACTTTCTTTTTTTCTTTACTTCAATTTTTGAATAGCCATGAGCAACCACAGGCAGTCCATTTAATAAATTCTCCGCATTCGTTTCAAATTGATCGACCATCTGCTGACCATTAAATTCACGCAATTTCAGCATCGCTTCTTTTAATGCAAACTGTCTTCCTTTAAGTGCATGCGCATCCGATGCAAAAATCTGAACCAATCCGTGGTTAACCATTTTTTCCGAAATTTGTTGAACATGTTCGCCAAAACCGCCAATGTAACTAGTAGCCGTTAGTTGTGCTAAAGCCCCTTCACTTATAAAATCATATAAAAGATTCAAATTCT harbors:
- a CDS encoding GtrA family protein, whose amino-acid sequence is MKNIKLIDRTVFKFILVGIINTVAGMAIMFGCYNLLHWSYWWSSAANYVIGSILSFFLNKYFTFQNTERSWKQIFTFTLNILICYFLAYGLAKPITSQIFSNFNSSLRDNIAMLIGAILFTALNYVGQRFWIFKK